ATGTCATCTACTTTAAATCCAAAGTATACATTTAATTCTTTTGTAATTGGAAACAGTAATAGATTTGCCCACGCTGCCTCTCTTGCTGTTGCTGAAGCTCCAGCAAAGGCATATAATCCACTTTTTATATATGGTGGAGTTGGACTGGGAAAAACTCACTTAATGCACGCAATTGGTCATTACATACTACAAAATAATTCTAAAAGTAAAGTAGTTTATGTAACTTCAGAAAAATTTACAAATGAATTAATAAACTCTATAAAAGACGATAAAAATGAAGAATTCAGAAACAAATATAGAAATGTAGACGTTCTACTAATTGACGATATTCAATTTATCGCTGGTAAAGAGCGAACACAAGAAGAGTTTTTCCATACATTTAATGCACTACATGAAGCAAATAAACAAATAATTTTATCTAGTGATAGACCTCCAAAGGAAATTCCAACTTTGGAAGATAGACTTAGATCGAGATTTGAATGGGGCCTCATCACTGATATTCAAGCACCTGACTTTGAAACTAGGATAGCAATATTAAAGAAAAAAGCTGACGTAGATAATCTTAATATAGACAACGAAGTAATGGTTTACATTGCAAATAAAATAAAATCAAATATTAGAGAATTAGAAGGTGCCCTAATAAGAGTCGTCGCCTACTCTTCTTTAACTAATAAGCAAATAAATGTAGATCTTGCAGCCGAAGCATTAAAAGATATTATATCAAATAAACAATCAAAGCAAATTACTATAGATTTAATACAAGATATAGTATCTAGTTACTACAATTTAAAAATAGAAGATTTAAAATCTGCTAGAAGAACTAGAAATATAGCCTTTCCAAGACAAATAGCAATGTACCTTTGTAGAAAACTTACAGATATGAGCCTTCCTAAGATAGGTGAGGAGTTCGGTGGTAGAGATCACACCACTGTTATTCACGCATACGACAAAATCTCTGAGAACCTAAAAAAGGATGAAACCTTAGAAGATATAGTAAATGAACTTGCAAAAAAAATTAAACAAAATTAATATCAACATATGTTTATAATATATACATAAGATCTTGTGGATAATTTTTTTTAAATTTTTACTTGTGGATTATTGTGGATAAAAGTAAAATATTATTACTAAGTTATCCACAATAATTTTTATATGCATTTTTCTTTGATTTGAATAGGTTTGAGTACTTATCCACATATTCACAGCCCCTATTACTATTACTACTATAAAAATATATTATCTTATCTATCTATATAGAAAATTTAACCTGTTAATAAGGAGGATCTAAATATATGAAATTTACAATAGAAAAGTCTGTATTACAAGAAGCAATATCAAATGCTCAAAAAGCAATAACTGGTAAAACTACAATGCCAATATTACAAGGTATTTTCATAAAAGCTAAGGATAATGAACTAATAGTTATAGGTTCAGATATTGATTTAACTATTGAAACAAAAATTGATGCAGAAGTAGAGGAAGAAGGTGAAATAGTAGTAGATTCAAGACTTTTTGGTGAAATTATAAGAAAGCTTCCTAATGCACAAGTACATATAACATCTATGGAAAATGAAACTATAACTATACAATGCTTGAAATCTATAGCTACTTTAGTTCATATGAATCCAGCGGAATATCCAAATTTACCCCAAATAAATGAAAATATGATATTTACTATTCCTCAAGGTCTAATGAAAAATATGATAAAAGGAACTATTTTCGCTATAGCCCAAGATGAAACAAGACCAATTTTAACGGGAATTTTATTTGAAATTAAAAATAATAGTTTGAACTTAGTTGCTTTAGATGGCTATAGAGTAGCACTTAGAAAAGAAATTATAGAAAATAATGATACTATTAGTGCTGTTATACCAGGAAAAACCTTAAGTGAGGTTTCTAAAATATTAGACGAAAGTGATACTCAAACTCATATAACCTTCACCCCTAACCATATTCTATTTAATCTTGGAAAAACTAGAGTTATATCAAGATTACTTGAAGGAGAATTTATAAAATATGAATCTATAATTCCTAAAGAATATAATTTAAGAGTTACGGTTAAGAGAAATGAAATCTTAAACAGTATTGAAAGAGCATCTCTAATGGGGAAAGAAGGAAAAACCAATTTGGTAAAATTAGATATACAAGATGATACTATGGTTATAACTTCTAATTCTCAATTGGGAAAAGCTAGAGAAGAAGTTGCAATAACTTTGCAAGGAGAATCTTTGAAAATTGCATTTAACTCAAAATACTTAATTGATGTATTCAAAATTATGGATGAAGAAGAGGTTATTATGGAATTTTCAAGTAGCATAAGTCCTTGTGTTATAAAGAATAAAGAAACTGATAAAGGTTCATACTTGTTATTACCGGTTAGACTTATAAATAACTAGATAAATTTTAAATTAAGTAGGAAAGAGGATTCTTTATGAATGAGATTAAAATTAAATCTGAATTTATAAAACTTGATGCATTTATGAAATGGGCAGCAATTGTATCTACAGGTGCAGAAGCTAAAATGTATATTTTAGATGGGGATGTTTTAGTAAACGGAGAGATAGAACAAAAAAGAGGTAGAAAATTATACAGTGGAGACATTGTGACTTTTAACAATGAGAAATTTAAGGTTGTTCAAGGGATAGAGTAATATAAATTTATTGTTTAGATGATTTTATGATATAATAAAAATTAGGTGTTTTTTATGGATATAAGAGATATTCAATTAGTGAATTTTAGAAATTACAATAATCAATATATAAAACCTTGCAGAGGAATAAATGTTTTTGTAGGAGATAATGCACAAGGAAAGACTAATGTGGTAGAATCCATATATTATTGCAGTCTTGGTAAATCTCACAGAACTAATAAAGATAAAGATTTAATTATGTGGGGAAAAGAAGAGGCATATATTAGTATTTATATAAACAAAGAACGTTTAGATAAAAAAATTGAATTAAAAATATTCAAGCATGGTAAAAAAGGAGTAAATATAAACTCTGTTAAAATTACAAAGATATCAGACCTTATTGGAGTTTTAAATGCAGTTATATTTTCTCCAGAGGATCTTAAAATCGTAAAAGATTCTCCTTCCTTCAGAAGAAAGTTCCTAGATATAGAACTTTGCAAGCTCAGCAAAAAGTATTTTTTTCATCTTTCTCAATACAAAAAGGCTTTAAACGAAAGAAATGCAGCTATGAAAAAGATAAAGGATATGGAAGTTTTAAATGTATTTGATTTACAACTTAGTAAGTTCGGTGCTGAAATAATAAGAGAAAGAGTAAAATATATAGAAAAATTAAATAATAAGGGCGGAATTATTCATAAGGATATAACCTCTGAAAAGGAGAACCTAGAAATTAAATATTTAACTGCAGTTAAAGATTTTGAGAATATAGAAAAAGACCTGTATTCCTTATTGCTAAAGAATAGGGGGAAGGATATAGAATATAAAACTACGTCTGTAGGTCCGCATAGGGATGATTTTTCTATAGAAATAAATGGCATAGATACAAGGGTTTATGGATCTCAAGGTCAACAAAGGACTTCAGTATTAACCATAAAATTTGCTTCTTTGGAGATAATAAAAGAGATTACAGGGGAGTATCCTATATTGCTACTTGACGATGTTTTGTCTGAACTTGATATAAATAGGCAAAGATATATACTAGGATCACTTAAAAATATACAAACTTTTATAACATGCACAGGCATAAATGAAATAGAAAAATATACAACTAAGGATAACTGTAAGATATTTAAGGTCTCAGAGGGAATTGTTACTGAATAGGTTTAAACAGGGATTTTAGAGGAGGAAGTTTATGTTTTTACATTTAGGAGAAAATGTAGTGGTTCCAATAAAAGATATAATAGGAATATTTGATATGGAGACTACCATGTATAGTCAAGATACAATTCAATTTTTAAGAATGGCAGAAGAGGATGGATTTGTTGAAAGAATAACAGAAGATAAACCAAAGTCTTTTGTAGTGGCGGAAGTTAATAAAAAAAGCAAGATTTTTTTATCACCAATTTCATCAAATACCCTATGTAAAAGAACAGAAAACTTTTATCACGTTCTTTAGTTTTTACTTAGTTAGGAGGAAACCATGGATAATAATCAAATTTATGATGAAAGTCAGATACAGGTATTGGAAGGTCTTGAAGCTGTAAGAAAAAGACCAGGTATGTATATAGGTAGTACCAGTTTAAGAGGTTTGCACCATTTAGTTTATGAAATAGTTGATAATAGTATAGACGAAGCTCTAGCAGGTTACTGTAATAATATAGAAATCAAAATAGATAAAAATGATACAGTTACCGTAAAAGATGATGGAAGAGGAATACCAGTAGGTATGCATCCTAAAATAAAGAAACCGACTCTAGAGGTTATCATGACCGTACTTCATGCTGGAGGTAAGTTTGGAGGAAATGGTTATAAGGTTTCTGGAGGATTACACGGGGTAGGTGCATCTGTAGTTAATGCACTTTCTAAAAAATGTATGGTAGAAGTAAAAAGAGATGGTAACCTATATAGACAAATCTATGAGTATGGAAAAGTTATGACTGATGTAGAGATTGTAGGTGCATCAGAAGGTCAAGGTACAACTACTTACTTTGAACCAGATCCGGACATTTTTGACGAGGTAAACTTTGACTATGAAATATTAAGCAAAAGATTAAGAGAAATTGCCTTTTTAAATAAAGGTATTAGAATAATATTAAACTTTGAAAAGGAAGATAAATTAACTGAATTTCACTATGAAGGTGGAATAAAGTCTTTTGTAGAGTACCTAAATAGAAATAAACAAGTTCTGCACAAAGACCCTATATATATCGAAGGTGAAAAGGGAGATAGTGTGGTAGAGCTTGCTCTCCAATACAATGACTCCTATAGTGAAAACATATTTTCTTTTGCAAACAATATAGATACAATAGAGGGTGGATCACATTTATCAGGATTTAAAACTGCTCTTACACGTGTCTTAAATGATTATGCAAAGAAATTTGGCTTTTTAAAAGAGAGTGATAAAAACTTATCCGGAGAAGATATAAGAGAAGGATTAACGGCTGTAGTTTCAGTAAAACTTACTAATCCTCAGTTTGAAGGTCAAACAAAAACTAAATTAGGAAATAGTGAGATGCGTGGTATTGTGGATAGTATACTAAGTGAGGCTTTATGGGCTAGTTTAGAAGAAAATCCGCAAATAGCAAAAATTGTAGTTGACAAGGCTTTAAGTGCAGCAAGAGCAAGAGAAGCTGCAAGAAAGGCAAGAGAACTTACAAGGCGTAAATCTATACTTGAAAGTACATCATTACCAGGGAAACTTTCAGATTGTTCATCTAAAAACCCTGACGAGTGTGAAATATATCTAGTAGAGGGAGACTCTGCGGGTGG
The nucleotide sequence above comes from Hathewaya histolytica. Encoded proteins:
- the dnaA gene encoding chromosomal replication initiator protein DnaA codes for the protein MSSTLNPKYTFNSFVIGNSNRFAHAASLAVAEAPAKAYNPLFIYGGVGLGKTHLMHAIGHYILQNNSKSKVVYVTSEKFTNELINSIKDDKNEEFRNKYRNVDVLLIDDIQFIAGKERTQEEFFHTFNALHEANKQIILSSDRPPKEIPTLEDRLRSRFEWGLITDIQAPDFETRIAILKKKADVDNLNIDNEVMVYIANKIKSNIRELEGALIRVVAYSSLTNKQINVDLAAEALKDIISNKQSKQITIDLIQDIVSSYYNLKIEDLKSARRTRNIAFPRQIAMYLCRKLTDMSLPKIGEEFGGRDHTTVIHAYDKISENLKKDETLEDIVNELAKKIKQN
- the dnaN gene encoding DNA polymerase III subunit beta, which translates into the protein MKFTIEKSVLQEAISNAQKAITGKTTMPILQGIFIKAKDNELIVIGSDIDLTIETKIDAEVEEEGEIVVDSRLFGEIIRKLPNAQVHITSMENETITIQCLKSIATLVHMNPAEYPNLPQINENMIFTIPQGLMKNMIKGTIFAIAQDETRPILTGILFEIKNNSLNLVALDGYRVALRKEIIENNDTISAVIPGKTLSEVSKILDESDTQTHITFTPNHILFNLGKTRVISRLLEGEFIKYESIIPKEYNLRVTVKRNEILNSIERASLMGKEGKTNLVKLDIQDDTMVITSNSQLGKAREEVAITLQGESLKIAFNSKYLIDVFKIMDEEEVIMEFSSSISPCVIKNKETDKGSYLLLPVRLINN
- the yaaA gene encoding S4 domain-containing protein YaaA; this encodes MNEIKIKSEFIKLDAFMKWAAIVSTGAEAKMYILDGDVLVNGEIEQKRGRKLYSGDIVTFNNEKFKVVQGIE
- the recF gene encoding DNA replication/repair protein RecF (All proteins in this family for which functions are known are DNA-binding proteins that assist the filamentation of RecA onto DNA for the initiation of recombination or recombinational repair.) → MDIRDIQLVNFRNYNNQYIKPCRGINVFVGDNAQGKTNVVESIYYCSLGKSHRTNKDKDLIMWGKEEAYISIYINKERLDKKIELKIFKHGKKGVNINSVKITKISDLIGVLNAVIFSPEDLKIVKDSPSFRRKFLDIELCKLSKKYFFHLSQYKKALNERNAAMKKIKDMEVLNVFDLQLSKFGAEIIRERVKYIEKLNNKGGIIHKDITSEKENLEIKYLTAVKDFENIEKDLYSLLLKNRGKDIEYKTTSVGPHRDDFSIEINGIDTRVYGSQGQQRTSVLTIKFASLEIIKEITGEYPILLLDDVLSELDINRQRYILGSLKNIQTFITCTGINEIEKYTTKDNCKIFKVSEGIVTE
- the remB gene encoding extracellular matrix regulator RemB, translated to MFLHLGENVVVPIKDIIGIFDMETTMYSQDTIQFLRMAEEDGFVERITEDKPKSFVVAEVNKKSKIFLSPISSNTLCKRTENFYHVL
- the gyrB gene encoding DNA topoisomerase (ATP-hydrolyzing) subunit B → MDNNQIYDESQIQVLEGLEAVRKRPGMYIGSTSLRGLHHLVYEIVDNSIDEALAGYCNNIEIKIDKNDTVTVKDDGRGIPVGMHPKIKKPTLEVIMTVLHAGGKFGGNGYKVSGGLHGVGASVVNALSKKCMVEVKRDGNLYRQIYEYGKVMTDVEIVGASEGQGTTTYFEPDPDIFDEVNFDYEILSKRLREIAFLNKGIRIILNFEKEDKLTEFHYEGGIKSFVEYLNRNKQVLHKDPIYIEGEKGDSVVELALQYNDSYSENIFSFANNIDTIEGGSHLSGFKTALTRVLNDYAKKFGFLKESDKNLSGEDIREGLTAVVSVKLTNPQFEGQTKTKLGNSEMRGIVDSILSEALWASLEENPQIAKIVVDKALSAARAREAARKARELTRRKSILESTSLPGKLSDCSSKNPDECEIYLVEGDSAGGSAKQGRNREFQAILPLKGKIMNVEKQRLDKMLNSDEIRSLITAIGAGIGKDFDISKIRYSRIIIMTDADVDGAHIRTLLLTFFYRYMKDIVEAGHIYIAQPPLYKIKKGKKEYYSYNDKELETMLLELGGKDRNTEIQRYKGLGEMDAEQLWDTTMNPEERILLQVTVEDAMAADEIFTVLMGDKVEPRREFIQENAKQVVNLDI